The Miscanthus floridulus cultivar M001 chromosome 17, ASM1932011v1, whole genome shotgun sequence genome has a window encoding:
- the LOC136517789 gene encoding IQ domain-containing protein IQM1-like isoform X3, producing the protein MTLFFRTGLQFMGLYHNEWAEALGIEISSARAKDGTMVVNRTSLSSGKLMPSLSFKLWEAEAVVASMDHGSRPSQVDVVDCCLRDSADELVFMASPTTPTSPRVSSSPKCELDAAAVKLQKVYKSYRTRRNLADCAVVIEELWWKALDFASLKHSSVSFFNGGKPETAASRWARARTRVAKLGKGLSKNGKAQKLARQHWLEAIDPRHRYGHNLHIYYDVWSKSESTEPFFYWLDIGEGKEVNLEKCPRSKLQSQCIKYLGPKERQEYEVVVERGKLVYKKNGALVQTLDDSKWIFVLSTTKALYVGQKKKGSFQHSSFLAGGAITSAGRLVVEEGILKAIWPYSGHYLPTEENFKDFIRYLEENGVDLTHVKVNKCPLDKDDEYPLLSKPDAQPNAADSNGTDGAEHNTDSAAMDEHTSESEAADGDVHQAIRDGNTSEAEEDDTDTHAHTDIDTEEEAQQHEVPLPPSSAAAGADLGKNHLTCRWSTGTGPRIRCVRDYPQDLQSRALEHVNLSPRLTGSPSRKRDPVPSPRPSPAMILSPRLASVGFQPQTAVSLTLPDFKRSRLQ; encoded by the exons ATGACTTTGTTTTTCAGGACAGGTCTTCAGTTTATGGGATTGTACCACAACGAATGGGCTGAAGCTCTTGGTATCGAGATCTCCAGCGCGAGGGCCAAGGACGGCACCATGGTGGTGAACAGAACCTCCCTCTCCAGCGGCAAGCTGATGCCGTCGCTGAGCTTCAAGCTGTGGGAGGCAGAGGCGGTAGTTGCTTCCATGGACCACGGCAGCAGGCCGAGCCAGGTGGACGTCGTCGACTGTTGCCTGAGGGACTCGGCGGATGAGTTGGTGTTCATGGCGTCTCCGACGACCCCGACGAGCCCGCGGGTGTCGTCCAGCCCCAAATGCGAGCTGGACGCCGCGGCGGTGAAGCTTCAGAAGGTGTACAAGAGCTACCGCACGCGGCGGAACCTCGCCGACTGCGCCGTGGTCATCGAGGAGCTGTGGTGGAAGGCGCTGGACTTCGCGTCCCTCAAGCACAGCTCCGTCTCCTTCTTCAACGGCGGCAAGCCCGAGACGGCGGCGTCGCGGTGGGCGCGCGCCAGGACGAGGGTGGCCAAG CTTGGCAAGGGGCTGTCGAAGAACGGCAAGGCGCAGAAGCTGGCACGGCAGCACTGGCTCGAAGCT ATTGACCCGAGGCATCGGTATGGGCACAATTTGCACATCTACTATGATGTCTGGTCCAAGAGCGAGAGCACAGAGCCCTTCTTTTATTG GTTGGACATTGGGGAAGGCAAAGAAGTAAACCTTGAGAAATGCCCTAGGAGTAAACTTCAGAGCCAATGCATCAAGTACCTTGGACCA AAAGAGAGACAAGAGTATGAAGTCGTGGTGGAGAGGGGAAAacttgtgtataagaaaaatggagcTCTTGTGCAAACTTTGGATGATTCCAAGTGGATTTTTGTCCTCAGCACCACCAAGGCACTCTATGTTGGACAG AAGAAGAAAGGCTCATTTCAGCACTCGAGTTTCTTAGCTGGTGGAGCCATAACATCTGCCGGAAGATTGGTCGTCGAAGAAGGAATCCTCAAG GCTATATGGCCGTACAGTGGTCACTACCTTCCAACTGAAGAGAACTTCAAAGACTTCATCCGCTACCTTGAGGAGAACGGTGTCGACCTCACACATGTCAAGGTAAAT AAATGCCCACTCGACAAAGACGATGAGTACCCCTTGCTGAGCAAACCTGACGCTCAGCCCAACGCCGCCGACTCGAACGGCACTGACGGAGCAGAACACAACACGGACTCTGCAGCCATGGATGAACATACGAGCGAATCCGAGGCGGCTGACGGCGACGTTCACCAGGCAATCCGTGACGGCAACACGAGTGAAGCAGAGGAGGACGACACCGACACCCACGCTCACACCGACATCGACACCGAAGAGGAGGCGCAGCAGCACGAGGTGCCTCTGCCACCGTCGagtgctgctgctggtgctgacCTCGGCAAGAACCACTTGACGTGCCGGTGGTCGACGGGCACGGGCCCCCGCATCCGGTGCGTCCGGGACTACCCGCAGGACCTCCAGTCCAGGGCGCTGGAGCACGTCAATCTCTCGCCGAGGCTCACCGGCTCGCCGTCGAGGAAGAGGGACCCGGTTCCTTCGCCGCGGCCCAGCCCGGCGATGATCCTGTCTCCGAGGCTCGCTTCCGTCGGATTCCAGCCTCAGACGGCGGTGTCCCTCACGCTGCCTGACTTCAAGAGGAGCAGGTTGCAGTGA
- the LOC136517789 gene encoding IQ domain-containing protein IQM1-like isoform X4 yields MTLFFRTGLQFMGLYHNEWAEALGIEISSARAKDGTMVVNRTSLSSGKLMPSLSFKLWEAEAVVASMDHGSRPSQVDVVDCCLRDSADELVFMASPTTPTSPRVSSSPKCELDAAAVKLQKVYKSYRTRRNLADCAVVIEELWWKALDFASLKHSSVSFFNGGKPETAASRWARARTRVAKLGKGLSKNGKAQKLARQHWLEAIDPRHRYGHNLHIYYDVWSKSESTEPFFYWLDIGEGKEVNLEKCPRSKLQSQCIKYLGPKERQEYEVVVERGKLVYKKNGALVQTLDDSKWIFVLSTTKALYVGQKKKGSFQHSSFLAGGAITSAGRLVVEEGILKAIWPYSGHYLPTEENFKDFIRYLEENGVDLTHVKKCPLDKDDEYPLLSKPDAQPNAADSNGTDGAEHNTDSAAMDEHTSESEAADGDVHQAIRDGNTSEAEEDDTDTHAHTDIDTEEEAQQHEVPLPPSSAAAGADLGKNHLTCRWSTGTGPRIRCVRDYPQDLQSRALEHVNLSPRLTGSPSRKRDPVPSPRPSPAMILSPRLASVGFQPQTAVSLTLPDFKRSRLQ; encoded by the exons ATGACTTTGTTTTTCAGGACAGGTCTTCAGTTTATGGGATTGTACCACAACGAATGGGCTGAAGCTCTTGGTATCGAGATCTCCAGCGCGAGGGCCAAGGACGGCACCATGGTGGTGAACAGAACCTCCCTCTCCAGCGGCAAGCTGATGCCGTCGCTGAGCTTCAAGCTGTGGGAGGCAGAGGCGGTAGTTGCTTCCATGGACCACGGCAGCAGGCCGAGCCAGGTGGACGTCGTCGACTGTTGCCTGAGGGACTCGGCGGATGAGTTGGTGTTCATGGCGTCTCCGACGACCCCGACGAGCCCGCGGGTGTCGTCCAGCCCCAAATGCGAGCTGGACGCCGCGGCGGTGAAGCTTCAGAAGGTGTACAAGAGCTACCGCACGCGGCGGAACCTCGCCGACTGCGCCGTGGTCATCGAGGAGCTGTGGTGGAAGGCGCTGGACTTCGCGTCCCTCAAGCACAGCTCCGTCTCCTTCTTCAACGGCGGCAAGCCCGAGACGGCGGCGTCGCGGTGGGCGCGCGCCAGGACGAGGGTGGCCAAG CTTGGCAAGGGGCTGTCGAAGAACGGCAAGGCGCAGAAGCTGGCACGGCAGCACTGGCTCGAAGCT ATTGACCCGAGGCATCGGTATGGGCACAATTTGCACATCTACTATGATGTCTGGTCCAAGAGCGAGAGCACAGAGCCCTTCTTTTATTG GTTGGACATTGGGGAAGGCAAAGAAGTAAACCTTGAGAAATGCCCTAGGAGTAAACTTCAGAGCCAATGCATCAAGTACCTTGGACCA AAAGAGAGACAAGAGTATGAAGTCGTGGTGGAGAGGGGAAAacttgtgtataagaaaaatggagcTCTTGTGCAAACTTTGGATGATTCCAAGTGGATTTTTGTCCTCAGCACCACCAAGGCACTCTATGTTGGACAG AAGAAGAAAGGCTCATTTCAGCACTCGAGTTTCTTAGCTGGTGGAGCCATAACATCTGCCGGAAGATTGGTCGTCGAAGAAGGAATCCTCAAG GCTATATGGCCGTACAGTGGTCACTACCTTCCAACTGAAGAGAACTTCAAAGACTTCATCCGCTACCTTGAGGAGAACGGTGTCGACCTCACACATGTCAAG AAATGCCCACTCGACAAAGACGATGAGTACCCCTTGCTGAGCAAACCTGACGCTCAGCCCAACGCCGCCGACTCGAACGGCACTGACGGAGCAGAACACAACACGGACTCTGCAGCCATGGATGAACATACGAGCGAATCCGAGGCGGCTGACGGCGACGTTCACCAGGCAATCCGTGACGGCAACACGAGTGAAGCAGAGGAGGACGACACCGACACCCACGCTCACACCGACATCGACACCGAAGAGGAGGCGCAGCAGCACGAGGTGCCTCTGCCACCGTCGagtgctgctgctggtgctgacCTCGGCAAGAACCACTTGACGTGCCGGTGGTCGACGGGCACGGGCCCCCGCATCCGGTGCGTCCGGGACTACCCGCAGGACCTCCAGTCCAGGGCGCTGGAGCACGTCAATCTCTCGCCGAGGCTCACCGGCTCGCCGTCGAGGAAGAGGGACCCGGTTCCTTCGCCGCGGCCCAGCCCGGCGATGATCCTGTCTCCGAGGCTCGCTTCCGTCGGATTCCAGCCTCAGACGGCGGTGTCCCTCACGCTGCCTGACTTCAAGAGGAGCAGGTTGCAGTGA
- the LOC136517789 gene encoding IQ domain-containing protein IQM1-like isoform X2 encodes MTLFFRTGLQFMGLYHNEWAEALGIEISSARAKDGTMVVNRTSLSSGKLMPSLSFKLWEAEAVVASMDHGSRPSQVDVVDCCLRDSADELVFMASPTTPTSPRVSSSPKCELDAAAVKLQKVYKSYRTRRNLADCAVVIEELWWKALDFASLKHSSVSFFNGGKPETAASRWARARTRVAKLGKGLSKNGKAQKLARQHWLEAVSHMLHNLGHIYYKQAIFFSSSKIISLLMLLLLLHLCVGWQIDPRHRYGHNLHIYYDVWSKSESTEPFFYWLDIGEGKEVNLEKCPRSKLQSQCIKYLGPKERQEYEVVVERGKLVYKKNGALVQTLDDSKWIFVLSTTKALYVGQKKKGSFQHSSFLAGGAITSAGRLVVEEGILKAIWPYSGHYLPTEENFKDFIRYLEENGVDLTHVKKCPLDKDDEYPLLSKPDAQPNAADSNGTDGAEHNTDSAAMDEHTSESEAADGDVHQAIRDGNTSEAEEDDTDTHAHTDIDTEEEAQQHEVPLPPSSAAAGADLGKNHLTCRWSTGTGPRIRCVRDYPQDLQSRALEHVNLSPRLTGSPSRKRDPVPSPRPSPAMILSPRLASVGFQPQTAVSLTLPDFKRSRLQ; translated from the exons ATGACTTTGTTTTTCAGGACAGGTCTTCAGTTTATGGGATTGTACCACAACGAATGGGCTGAAGCTCTTGGTATCGAGATCTCCAGCGCGAGGGCCAAGGACGGCACCATGGTGGTGAACAGAACCTCCCTCTCCAGCGGCAAGCTGATGCCGTCGCTGAGCTTCAAGCTGTGGGAGGCAGAGGCGGTAGTTGCTTCCATGGACCACGGCAGCAGGCCGAGCCAGGTGGACGTCGTCGACTGTTGCCTGAGGGACTCGGCGGATGAGTTGGTGTTCATGGCGTCTCCGACGACCCCGACGAGCCCGCGGGTGTCGTCCAGCCCCAAATGCGAGCTGGACGCCGCGGCGGTGAAGCTTCAGAAGGTGTACAAGAGCTACCGCACGCGGCGGAACCTCGCCGACTGCGCCGTGGTCATCGAGGAGCTGTGGTGGAAGGCGCTGGACTTCGCGTCCCTCAAGCACAGCTCCGTCTCCTTCTTCAACGGCGGCAAGCCCGAGACGGCGGCGTCGCGGTGGGCGCGCGCCAGGACGAGGGTGGCCAAG CTTGGCAAGGGGCTGTCGAAGAACGGCAAGGCGCAGAAGCTGGCACGGCAGCACTGGCTCGAAGCTGTAAGTCACATGCTACATAACCTAGGACATATATACTATAAACAAGCAATCTTTTTTAGCTCCAGTAAGATCATTAGTTTACTAATGCTGCTGCTGCTTTTGCATCTGTGTGTTGGCTGGCAGATTGACCCGAGGCATCGGTATGGGCACAATTTGCACATCTACTATGATGTCTGGTCCAAGAGCGAGAGCACAGAGCCCTTCTTTTATTG GTTGGACATTGGGGAAGGCAAAGAAGTAAACCTTGAGAAATGCCCTAGGAGTAAACTTCAGAGCCAATGCATCAAGTACCTTGGACCA AAAGAGAGACAAGAGTATGAAGTCGTGGTGGAGAGGGGAAAacttgtgtataagaaaaatggagcTCTTGTGCAAACTTTGGATGATTCCAAGTGGATTTTTGTCCTCAGCACCACCAAGGCACTCTATGTTGGACAG AAGAAGAAAGGCTCATTTCAGCACTCGAGTTTCTTAGCTGGTGGAGCCATAACATCTGCCGGAAGATTGGTCGTCGAAGAAGGAATCCTCAAG GCTATATGGCCGTACAGTGGTCACTACCTTCCAACTGAAGAGAACTTCAAAGACTTCATCCGCTACCTTGAGGAGAACGGTGTCGACCTCACACATGTCAAG AAATGCCCACTCGACAAAGACGATGAGTACCCCTTGCTGAGCAAACCTGACGCTCAGCCCAACGCCGCCGACTCGAACGGCACTGACGGAGCAGAACACAACACGGACTCTGCAGCCATGGATGAACATACGAGCGAATCCGAGGCGGCTGACGGCGACGTTCACCAGGCAATCCGTGACGGCAACACGAGTGAAGCAGAGGAGGACGACACCGACACCCACGCTCACACCGACATCGACACCGAAGAGGAGGCGCAGCAGCACGAGGTGCCTCTGCCACCGTCGagtgctgctgctggtgctgacCTCGGCAAGAACCACTTGACGTGCCGGTGGTCGACGGGCACGGGCCCCCGCATCCGGTGCGTCCGGGACTACCCGCAGGACCTCCAGTCCAGGGCGCTGGAGCACGTCAATCTCTCGCCGAGGCTCACCGGCTCGCCGTCGAGGAAGAGGGACCCGGTTCCTTCGCCGCGGCCCAGCCCGGCGATGATCCTGTCTCCGAGGCTCGCTTCCGTCGGATTCCAGCCTCAGACGGCGGTGTCCCTCACGCTGCCTGACTTCAAGAGGAGCAGGTTGCAGTGA
- the LOC136517789 gene encoding IQ domain-containing protein IQM1-like isoform X1, whose product MTLFFRTGLQFMGLYHNEWAEALGIEISSARAKDGTMVVNRTSLSSGKLMPSLSFKLWEAEAVVASMDHGSRPSQVDVVDCCLRDSADELVFMASPTTPTSPRVSSSPKCELDAAAVKLQKVYKSYRTRRNLADCAVVIEELWWKALDFASLKHSSVSFFNGGKPETAASRWARARTRVAKLGKGLSKNGKAQKLARQHWLEAVSHMLHNLGHIYYKQAIFFSSSKIISLLMLLLLLHLCVGWQIDPRHRYGHNLHIYYDVWSKSESTEPFFYWLDIGEGKEVNLEKCPRSKLQSQCIKYLGPKERQEYEVVVERGKLVYKKNGALVQTLDDSKWIFVLSTTKALYVGQKKKGSFQHSSFLAGGAITSAGRLVVEEGILKAIWPYSGHYLPTEENFKDFIRYLEENGVDLTHVKVNKCPLDKDDEYPLLSKPDAQPNAADSNGTDGAEHNTDSAAMDEHTSESEAADGDVHQAIRDGNTSEAEEDDTDTHAHTDIDTEEEAQQHEVPLPPSSAAAGADLGKNHLTCRWSTGTGPRIRCVRDYPQDLQSRALEHVNLSPRLTGSPSRKRDPVPSPRPSPAMILSPRLASVGFQPQTAVSLTLPDFKRSRLQ is encoded by the exons ATGACTTTGTTTTTCAGGACAGGTCTTCAGTTTATGGGATTGTACCACAACGAATGGGCTGAAGCTCTTGGTATCGAGATCTCCAGCGCGAGGGCCAAGGACGGCACCATGGTGGTGAACAGAACCTCCCTCTCCAGCGGCAAGCTGATGCCGTCGCTGAGCTTCAAGCTGTGGGAGGCAGAGGCGGTAGTTGCTTCCATGGACCACGGCAGCAGGCCGAGCCAGGTGGACGTCGTCGACTGTTGCCTGAGGGACTCGGCGGATGAGTTGGTGTTCATGGCGTCTCCGACGACCCCGACGAGCCCGCGGGTGTCGTCCAGCCCCAAATGCGAGCTGGACGCCGCGGCGGTGAAGCTTCAGAAGGTGTACAAGAGCTACCGCACGCGGCGGAACCTCGCCGACTGCGCCGTGGTCATCGAGGAGCTGTGGTGGAAGGCGCTGGACTTCGCGTCCCTCAAGCACAGCTCCGTCTCCTTCTTCAACGGCGGCAAGCCCGAGACGGCGGCGTCGCGGTGGGCGCGCGCCAGGACGAGGGTGGCCAAG CTTGGCAAGGGGCTGTCGAAGAACGGCAAGGCGCAGAAGCTGGCACGGCAGCACTGGCTCGAAGCTGTAAGTCACATGCTACATAACCTAGGACATATATACTATAAACAAGCAATCTTTTTTAGCTCCAGTAAGATCATTAGTTTACTAATGCTGCTGCTGCTTTTGCATCTGTGTGTTGGCTGGCAGATTGACCCGAGGCATCGGTATGGGCACAATTTGCACATCTACTATGATGTCTGGTCCAAGAGCGAGAGCACAGAGCCCTTCTTTTATTG GTTGGACATTGGGGAAGGCAAAGAAGTAAACCTTGAGAAATGCCCTAGGAGTAAACTTCAGAGCCAATGCATCAAGTACCTTGGACCA AAAGAGAGACAAGAGTATGAAGTCGTGGTGGAGAGGGGAAAacttgtgtataagaaaaatggagcTCTTGTGCAAACTTTGGATGATTCCAAGTGGATTTTTGTCCTCAGCACCACCAAGGCACTCTATGTTGGACAG AAGAAGAAAGGCTCATTTCAGCACTCGAGTTTCTTAGCTGGTGGAGCCATAACATCTGCCGGAAGATTGGTCGTCGAAGAAGGAATCCTCAAG GCTATATGGCCGTACAGTGGTCACTACCTTCCAACTGAAGAGAACTTCAAAGACTTCATCCGCTACCTTGAGGAGAACGGTGTCGACCTCACACATGTCAAGGTAAAT AAATGCCCACTCGACAAAGACGATGAGTACCCCTTGCTGAGCAAACCTGACGCTCAGCCCAACGCCGCCGACTCGAACGGCACTGACGGAGCAGAACACAACACGGACTCTGCAGCCATGGATGAACATACGAGCGAATCCGAGGCGGCTGACGGCGACGTTCACCAGGCAATCCGTGACGGCAACACGAGTGAAGCAGAGGAGGACGACACCGACACCCACGCTCACACCGACATCGACACCGAAGAGGAGGCGCAGCAGCACGAGGTGCCTCTGCCACCGTCGagtgctgctgctggtgctgacCTCGGCAAGAACCACTTGACGTGCCGGTGGTCGACGGGCACGGGCCCCCGCATCCGGTGCGTCCGGGACTACCCGCAGGACCTCCAGTCCAGGGCGCTGGAGCACGTCAATCTCTCGCCGAGGCTCACCGGCTCGCCGTCGAGGAAGAGGGACCCGGTTCCTTCGCCGCGGCCCAGCCCGGCGATGATCCTGTCTCCGAGGCTCGCTTCCGTCGGATTCCAGCCTCAGACGGCGGTGTCCCTCACGCTGCCTGACTTCAAGAGGAGCAGGTTGCAGTGA